A stretch of Elstera cyanobacteriorum DNA encodes these proteins:
- the cobW gene encoding cobalamin biosynthesis protein CobW, which yields MTSLRKTPVTIVTGFLGAGKTTLIRHLLENAGNRRLALIINEFGDLGIDAEILKGCGIESCPEDNIVELANGCLCCTVADDFAPAIEALLARPDAPEHIVIETSGLALPKPLVKAFDWPELRARLTVDGVVAVIDGAAVAEGRFADDPDKLAAQRAADPSLDHDNPLEEVYEDQLLCADLILLNKTDLMDPAAQETVAADIAATVPRAVKILLTSGGKIDPAVLLGLHAAAEDDLAARPSHHDAEDGHDHDDWDSFVLDLPAIDAPGPFVAKLAALADQFDIIRLKGFAEVTGKPMRLLVQGVGTRLQQGFDRPWKAGEARGTRLVVIGQKGLDRAAIEAALR from the coding sequence ATGACCTCTCTTCGTAAAACGCCTGTTACCATCGTCACCGGCTTCCTGGGCGCCGGCAAAACCACGCTGATCCGGCACTTGCTGGAGAACGCGGGCAATCGCCGCCTTGCGCTGATCATCAACGAGTTCGGCGATCTTGGCATCGATGCCGAAATTCTGAAGGGCTGCGGCATTGAAAGCTGCCCCGAGGACAATATCGTCGAACTTGCCAACGGCTGCCTATGCTGCACGGTCGCCGATGATTTCGCCCCGGCCATCGAAGCGCTGCTGGCCCGCCCGGACGCGCCGGAGCATATCGTCATCGAAACCTCCGGCCTCGCTTTGCCGAAACCGCTGGTAAAAGCCTTCGATTGGCCAGAGCTGCGTGCCCGCCTGACCGTTGACGGCGTGGTCGCGGTCATCGACGGCGCCGCTGTGGCGGAGGGGCGCTTTGCCGACGATCCCGACAAACTAGCCGCCCAGCGCGCCGCCGACCCGTCCCTAGATCACGATAACCCGCTGGAAGAGGTCTACGAAGACCAGCTTCTCTGCGCCGATCTGATTCTGCTGAACAAGACTGACCTGATGGACCCGGCAGCGCAGGAAACCGTTGCCGCCGACATCGCCGCCACGGTGCCGCGTGCCGTAAAAATCCTGCTCACCAGTGGCGGTAAGATCGATCCGGCGGTTCTGCTGGGGCTGCACGCAGCGGCAGAAGACGATCTCGCCGCCCGCCCGTCGCACCATGACGCCGAAGACGGCCATGATCACGACGATTGGGACAGTTTTGTCCTTGATCTTCCGGCCATCGACGCCCCCGGCCCCTTCGTCGCCAAACTCGCGGCCTTGGCGGACCAGTTCGACATTATCCGCCTCAAGGGCTTTGCCGAGGTAACGGGTAAACCGATGCGCCTGCTGGTCCAAGGCGTCGGCACCCGGCTTCAGCAGGGGTTCGACCGGCCCTGGAAAGCCGGGGAGGCGCGCGGCACCCGGCTTGTCGTCATCGGTCAGAAGGGGCTGGATCGGGCCGCGATCGAAGCCGCCCTGCGCTAA
- a CDS encoding methyl-accepting chemotaxis protein, whose amino-acid sequence MLTLFRSSLTIRVLAPIALLLTVIAVLASAALSFVTLRSARSALQERAQMVSVVLSGGAGEALWNIDADAAGKVLASLTQDPDYVGSVIFDANGKRFAEHGALGPVDPKLVVESSPVTRTEGKKTSIIGQVEVRLSTARMEAEAQKTVWTTALIGLATLLLVSAVLWMIVRGVTKPITRMTRVMGELAAGKLEVSVPARDRQDEVGDMAAAVQTFKENALDKLRLEQEQVHLRDEAERLRLAALKSVAADFDADVGQVLNAVSGTADVMTESVGAVAVSANDNVTISHEASRAADQVTANVQTVAAAVEELAASIREIAGQAASSNRVSGDANRRIEETVAMMTKLVQDATRIGDVLTLISNIAGQTNLLALNATIEAARAGEAGRGFAVVANEVKNLAGQTAKATEEISALINTIQNSTGTAAAEIDDIAKTILSLNEISTSIAAAVEEQSSATNDISRAVQEAARGTERLRENVQGVAQSAQRNGDAATNLNSGIRSLEENFAGLHQQVNRFVARLVGA is encoded by the coding sequence ATGCTGACCCTTTTCCGCAGCAGCCTGACGATCCGGGTTCTGGCCCCCATTGCGCTGCTCTTGACCGTCATCGCCGTTCTGGCCAGCGCCGCCCTATCGTTCGTCACCCTGCGCTCGGCGCGGTCGGCTTTGCAGGAACGCGCGCAGATGGTCAGCGTTGTACTGTCCGGCGGCGCCGGGGAAGCGCTGTGGAATATCGATGCCGATGCGGCGGGTAAGGTGCTGGCGTCGCTGACCCAAGACCCGGATTATGTCGGCAGCGTGATTTTCGACGCTAACGGCAAGCGCTTTGCCGAACATGGCGCGCTTGGCCCGGTCGATCCGAAGCTGGTCGTTGAGTCCAGCCCGGTAACGCGGACGGAGGGGAAGAAAACTAGCATCATCGGTCAGGTCGAAGTCCGCCTCAGCACCGCCCGGATGGAGGCAGAGGCCCAGAAAACCGTCTGGACCACCGCCTTGATCGGGCTGGCAACACTGCTGCTGGTCTCCGCCGTATTGTGGATGATCGTGCGCGGCGTCACCAAGCCGATCACGCGTATGACGCGGGTGATGGGCGAGCTTGCTGCTGGGAAGTTAGAGGTTTCGGTGCCCGCCCGCGACCGCCAGGACGAGGTCGGCGATATGGCTGCCGCTGTTCAAACCTTCAAGGAAAACGCCCTCGATAAGCTGCGGCTAGAGCAAGAACAGGTCCACCTGCGCGACGAAGCCGAACGCCTGCGCCTCGCGGCCCTAAAGTCGGTCGCCGCCGATTTTGATGCCGACGTCGGTCAGGTCTTGAACGCCGTCAGCGGAACGGCAGACGTGATGACCGAATCGGTCGGCGCAGTCGCCGTTAGCGCCAATGACAATGTCACGATCAGCCACGAAGCCTCCCGCGCGGCCGATCAGGTCACGGCGAATGTGCAGACCGTTGCCGCCGCTGTCGAAGAGCTTGCTGCCTCGATCCGCGAGATCGCCGGGCAAGCCGCCAGTTCCAACCGCGTTTCGGGCGACGCCAATCGCCGCATCGAAGAGACGGTGGCGATGATGACCAAGCTGGTGCAGGACGCAACGCGCATCGGCGATGTGCTGACCCTGATTTCCAACATCGCCGGACAGACCAATCTATTGGCGCTGAATGCCACGATTGAAGCCGCGCGCGCCGGGGAAGCCGGGCGCGGTTTTGCCGTCGTCGCCAACGAGGTCAAAAACCTTGCCGGGCAAACGGCCAAAGCGACCGAAGAAATCTCTGCCCTCATCAACACGATCCAGAATTCAACCGGCACCGCCGCCGCCGAGATCGACGATATCGCCAAGACTATTCTAAGCCTCAACGAGATTAGCACCTCCATCGCCGCCGCCGTCGAAGAGCAAAGCTCCGCCACCAACGACATCAGCCGGGCGGTTCAGGAAGCGGCGCGCGGCACCGAACGGCTGCGCGAGAATGTCCAGGGGGTCGCCCAATCGGCCCAGCGCAACGGCGATGCCGCGACCAATCTCAATAGCGGTATCCGCAGTCTTGAAGAAAATTTCGCCGGGCTGCACCAGCAGGTAAACCGCTTCGTGGCGCGGTTGGTGGGCGCTTAA
- the cobO gene encoding cob(I)yrinic acid a,c-diamide adenosyltransferase: MSLDTADAERHTLKMQKRKAVQDAEVASKTIEKGLIMVHTGAGKGKSTAAFGLILRALGHGWKIGVVQFIKGAWDTGEQRALAVAFPDHVTWRAMGEGFTWETQDKARDMAAAAAAWAEAQALMADPAYRLIVLDEINIALRYDYLDLAAVLAALAAKRPDLTVVLTGRNAKPELIDVADLVTEMTLVKHPFKAGVKAQAGIEF, from the coding sequence ATGAGCCTCGATACGGCGGACGCCGAGCGTCACACGCTGAAAATGCAAAAGCGCAAAGCGGTGCAAGACGCCGAGGTGGCGTCGAAGACCATCGAAAAGGGCCTTATTATGGTCCATACCGGCGCCGGGAAAGGCAAATCCACGGCGGCGTTCGGGTTGATCCTGCGTGCCCTTGGCCACGGTTGGAAGATCGGCGTCGTTCAGTTCATCAAGGGCGCCTGGGATACGGGCGAACAGCGGGCGCTGGCGGTGGCCTTCCCCGATCACGTGACGTGGCGCGCGATGGGGGAGGGGTTTACTTGGGAAACCCAGGATAAGGCGCGCGATATGGCGGCGGCGGCGGCGGCCTGGGCGGAAGCGCAAGCGCTGATGGCTGATCCCGCCTATCGGTTGATCGTGCTGGACGAAATCAATATCGCCCTGCGCTACGATTACCTTGATCTCGCCGCCGTGCTGGCCGCGCTGGCCGCAAAACGCCCGGACCTCACCGTGGTGCTGACCGGGCGCAATGCCAAACCGGAGTTGATCGACGTGGCTGATCTTGTGACGGAAATGACGCTGGTGAAGCATCCTTTCAAAGCCGGGGTGAAGGCCCAGGCGGGGATTGAGTTTTAG
- a CDS encoding DUF6414 family protein has protein sequence MSFYMEPVYLNEKMVLNCAAYVFKGVSLEKTTEETTSSKGKGSISLGFKFLQDFISPVSSSLEAERNKSVLEKTARRYTLGGLHMALIDALEEEKHIHKSTVLSSDFPRDHFVQLDAILKPIDFFNIIEITKVSAPIIAQIIKNFGTKLNKNFFDPNMMKELPKYEEIILKILSEIEEDYLRSGLLEMIMVSPIDGRQIGVVDIDVSDADARSIKAKLTDGHFKIIGRVYRHIPEGDKLSIVQRTIISTIQITLEKLLGESSSGIKYRESMAKMKEVAEKGCQFYIDGPAFRVIAMSVCI, from the coding sequence ATGAGTTTTTACATGGAACCAGTTTATCTTAATGAGAAAATGGTTTTAAACTGTGCTGCATACGTCTTTAAGGGTGTCTCTCTAGAGAAAACTACTGAAGAGACTACTTCATCAAAAGGAAAGGGAAGCATTTCATTGGGATTTAAATTCCTCCAAGATTTTATTTCCCCAGTATCATCTTCATTAGAAGCAGAACGAAATAAGTCTGTTCTGGAGAAAACAGCCAGACGATATACACTCGGTGGATTACACATGGCACTAATAGATGCTTTAGAGGAAGAAAAGCACATACACAAATCCACTGTTTTAAGCAGTGATTTCCCGAGAGATCATTTTGTTCAGCTTGACGCCATCTTAAAGCCAATAGATTTTTTTAATATAATAGAAATAACAAAAGTTTCCGCACCAATAATAGCTCAGATAATTAAAAATTTTGGAACAAAATTGAATAAGAATTTTTTTGACCCGAATATGATGAAAGAACTACCCAAATACGAAGAAATTATTCTAAAAATACTATCTGAGATTGAAGAAGATTACTTAAGGTCCGGCCTCTTAGAAATGATAATGGTATCCCCTATAGATGGAAGACAAATAGGCGTTGTAGATATTGATGTAAGTGATGCCGATGCACGCTCTATAAAAGCAAAATTAACAGACGGACACTTTAAGATAATAGGTCGCGTCTACAGACATATCCCAGAGGGGGATAAATTAAGTATAGTTCAAAGAACAATAATATCAACAATTCAAATTACACTGGAAAAATTACTCGGAGAAAGTTCAAGCGGCATAAAATATCGTGAAAGTATGGCGAAAATGAAAGAAGTAGCAGAAAAAGGATGCCAGTTTTACATCGATGGCCCAGCCTTCAGAGTTATCGCCATGTCAGTTTGCATATAA